aagtttgtactggaaaatattttctaatgataaatacacatataaaaGTGATAATTCCCAAAGAAATTGTTGATAATATAAAGAATGATGGCAAGGATGGATGTCCATATGGAGCGTTCCCTTTAGAAATTTCAAAGCGCACTGCCCGAATCTGTAATATCTGAGTCAGTGTTgcaaatatatgaaatatttggtgGCTTTGTCCAATTATGTCAAACATGCCCGGAAAAAACACTTCTGGCGAGTGGCAACTGTACGATAATCCGCcaagtataaaatataaataaatccaaTTATAGTTTGTAATGGAAGCTAAATATTCGTTGTTGCCATTAAGTGAAAGCCAATATTTTCGTGCTACTGTTGCAGACATAAGAATTGCGtgcaatgaaaaaaacaagCTAAGTAGGCCTTTCCTGGTCCTCTGGTGGTCTTTATGTCCAAAGCTTGTTTTCATTATACACATGAGAATAACGCCCCCAAAAGAGAATATCAAATGGGCGACCAAGTACTCATTAACGATCACGTCATAGGTGTATTGATCTGAAAAATAGTAAATGGCTATCAAACCGGAAGCATACGCGTACAGATACGCGCCTGTGTAATCAAACAGAAATAAGCTGTAATGTGCATCAATATTTTTGCTATGAAAAATGTGTGCTATTACACTTATTGTTGTCGAATATATACAACAAACACTAAAAATTAATAATGTCCATGAGTGTTTGTCACGATAAAAGTCGCATTCGTCGGCATACTGATAAATCATACTTAAATGTATGACTATGGCTATCAAATGCGTCCATATATTAAAGGTTTCGTTGTGAAATTGACAGATGCTTCTCGCATAATAACTCCACGGCTGATTTATTTGACGATAACCGAAAACTATTCCCCGATTCTGCAGTAGAGCAGGCATTTTAGAAGAAATGAGTGTGTTGGGTGGATTCCAAACCATTTTGATCATTTCTCAACCAAACGCAAACCTATAAAATAAAACGATAAAACATATTGATATAGTATTCctctatcaaatataaatacattgagCAATCAAAAAAAACATCGAGGACAGAACTTTAAAATAGCACTCTATTAATTCCCTGCGTTTGATCGGATTGTCGGATTAACCTTCCCAGGAACACTCTATCCTAAAAACTTGCAGTCAGTGCACACTGAAAAATTCGCGTAGCGGGTTATCttaaagtgtgcaccacatttttatgaGGTTCATGGtcacataataaaattatttctatgatcttataaacaaaacaacgtcaGCAAATCAGAatacgcgttacatccaaaattaaattaattagaTAATAACAACAGCATTTAGGTTTGACTGAGTCATCGTCTTGCTCTATCTTCTGACGAGGTAACTTCTTTGACCCAAGTGTTTAAACGTATAAATAATGTACACACACTTAATTCATCAGAAACTACCTAGCCTTTATTTCCCCAATGAATGATCTTTTATAACAAAGTAAAAATTTGTCTACGacataacataaataaattagTTCTACAGAAGTGTCTTGTTATCTACATCTTCCAGTATGTTTAATTTGGTGCCAAGGCCAAATTTACATCAATTAGCATAGTATTAAACAGAcgtattgtttttaaaatctaaatacgTTAAACGCTTATTTAGTTTTAATGCACTATACTTGTTATAAGGAAATATCAGTACCGAGTCAGAAATATCACTGTTGATTCcgattcgtttgatgtgtttgagactTTTAAGGGAAGATTTGAATTTTTCGTAGGTTGACTTATTACCGGtccattattttatattcctGCAGTAAGGGAACTAAtgcacttttttgttttatcttatgcTAGAGGCGTGCAATTGCATCTGCCTTTAAAACAATCCTTATACGTCAGAATATAAGGAAGCTATTCTTGATAAGGTTATAGTGATGTGGATACTAAGTCAAATCTGAACTTACGGAAGTTGTGATAATACTTAAAAAACCggcattaataaaaacaatgtaaacaatgCTCAAGTGTAAActtaatcctttttttttggtaagttAATACAagcatactatttttttttagaactgaaaaattatatttaacaaaataaatatattatttttgaatacTTTAGTTATGAGCTATAAGCACCAAATAGTTTGTGTATTTTCACATGTAGGTTTAAAACAACACTTTGAAGCACTTTTATATTACCTGTATAGATATGTGTGTGGTTAAATATGCATCAGGAATGttataaaagtatttatttgtCCTATTCCTGTATTGTAAAACATAGGTTGCCGTTTGTAATAAATCCATGTTGGAGGTTTCATTAATCTATGCCAAGATGTATTAGAGGCTAAATAAATAGTCAACAATAGTGTACAGCTGTTTTATATTCGTAAATCGATAAAGCATGTTCTGTATCAAACTTGCTCAGTCAAAAAATAGGGGAAACTTCACAACGATTGTAACAACAGTAAAGtacaatgtaatatatatgcataataTGATGCTTAATCTGCATACTCAACTAATGTCATGTTGTTATCCTTGAGTTTCGGTTTAGATCACTAGCCTTTGGTCATTTCAAAGCCAGTTCGGTTGTGATGATGATGCTTACGATCTGTTTAGAGATTGATAATTCTAAACTGAAAAGCTTTATGCTGTTTCTCATAAGTCGAAGATGTTTGGGTGTGGATAATATACATGTGTCTTTAGATGATGATATTATATCTCAAACTCTAAAGTGGTCTGCTTGTTTCTATTTCATCTAATGCTCTTAACCAAACATCATCCACATGCTATAGTGTTACAACAATGTCATGTTGTTATCCTGGAATCACCAAGcctgtttttcttttcaatattcTTTCGTTTGTGTTCATTACGTTTACACACTTGCTTAGTATTGAATTGATCTAAACACCAAGGTGCTTGCAGTTTCTGCAGAAGTATGATGACATCCTTCTAACGCCAAACATCATCTACATGCTTCAGAGGGACCAATATTGTACGTTGACCCGATAAATTGATTTCATTCTTGTTCTTGTAGTGGGTAATGCGTACACAGATGGTAGATGGCTCCGTCGCAAAAGAATGTAATGTACAACCTCACCTTTGTATTATgtataaat
Above is a genomic segment from Mytilus trossulus isolate FHL-02 unplaced genomic scaffold, PNRI_Mtr1.1.1.hap1 h1tg000128l__unscaffolded, whole genome shotgun sequence containing:
- the LOC134700189 gene encoding membrane progestin receptor alpha-B-like; this encodes MIKMVWNPPNTLISSKMPALLQNRGIVFGYRQINQPWSYYARSICQFHNETFNIWTHLIAIVIHLSMIYQYADECDFYRDKHSWTLLIFSVCCIYSTTISVIAHIFHSKNIDAHYSLFLFDYTGAYLYAYASGLIAIYYFSDQYTYDVIVNEYLVAHLIFSFGGVILMCIMKTSFGHKDHQRTRKGLLSLFFSLHAILMSATVARKYWLSLNGNNEYLASITNYNWIYLYFILGGLSYSCHSPEVFFPGMFDIIGQSHQIFHIFATLTQILQIRAVRFEISKGNAPYGHPSLPSFFILSTISLGIITFICVFIIRKYFPVQTSKKEK